The following proteins come from a genomic window of Mycolicibacterium rufum:
- a CDS encoding alpha/beta fold hydrolase: MLERVPTADGLTLAVDCHRCDDPRAVVVLLHGGGQSRHAWDRTARRLHARGFTAVAYDARGHGDSDWDPIGRYDLDRLGSDLLAVRAHVRSTRPVVAIGASLGGLTILGTHLLAPPDLWDAVVLVDVTPRMEMHGARRVVAFMAAHPDGFDDLQSAAEVIAAYNPHRPRPSSLEGLSKVLRRREDSRWVWRWDPAFVSSNFQFLQGDPQDGAAEFEQLSTMLVDGARRLSAPTLLVRGLLSDVVSEQTVNDFVDLVPHARTVDVTGAGHMIAGDDNDAFTQAVSDFLDDVV; encoded by the coding sequence GTGCTGGAACGGGTGCCCACCGCCGACGGGCTGACCCTGGCCGTGGACTGCCACCGCTGTGACGATCCGCGGGCGGTCGTGGTGCTGCTGCACGGCGGCGGCCAGAGCCGCCACGCATGGGATCGCACCGCGCGCCGGTTGCACGCTCGCGGGTTCACCGCCGTTGCCTATGACGCCCGCGGACACGGTGACAGCGACTGGGATCCGATCGGCCGCTACGATCTGGATCGACTTGGTTCCGATCTGCTCGCAGTGCGCGCGCACGTCCGGTCTACACGGCCCGTGGTGGCCATCGGCGCATCGTTGGGCGGGCTGACCATACTGGGCACCCACCTGTTGGCTCCGCCGGATCTGTGGGATGCGGTGGTGCTCGTCGACGTTACCCCTCGCATGGAGATGCACGGTGCACGGCGGGTGGTCGCGTTCATGGCCGCACATCCCGACGGATTCGACGACCTGCAATCCGCCGCAGAGGTCATCGCCGCCTACAACCCGCACCGCCCACGGCCGAGCAGCCTCGAGGGCCTGAGCAAAGTGCTGCGCCGACGCGAGGACAGCCGATGGGTGTGGCGGTGGGACCCGGCATTCGTGTCCTCGAATTTCCAGTTTCTTCAGGGGGATCCGCAGGACGGCGCGGCCGAGTTCGAGCAACTGAGCACCATGCTCGTCGACGGCGCACGGCGACTGTCGGCACCGACCCTCCTCGTGCGGGGACTGCTGTCGGATGTGGTGTCCGAACAGACGGTCAACGACTTCGTCGACCTCGTCCCCCACGCGCGCACGGTCGACGTCACCGGCGCGGGCCACATGATCGCCGGCGATGACAACGACGCATTCACCCAGGCGGTGAGCGACTTCCTCGACGACGTCGTCTGA
- a CDS encoding TetR family transcriptional regulator, with protein sequence MTADVLQASRPGRDCTAAPGSARRDTILDAALTVASKRGFSGMHVRDVAAHAGMATSSLYRHFTSKTHLLVTVLIREFRRLDAEFDWTETEHAPQLRLERLMDHLHDEWQNKPLLTEAMVRAFVTADEGAVEAVQQAVDVIDDMLARAIGGSTPSEHDRSVAAAIGDVWLANLLAVIIGRINRNEARARIDGATRRFVSTGPADRAATTLG encoded by the coding sequence GTGACGGCTGATGTCCTTCAGGCTTCCCGTCCAGGTCGTGACTGCACCGCCGCACCGGGTTCGGCCCGACGCGACACTATTCTCGACGCGGCGCTGACCGTCGCCTCAAAACGAGGGTTCAGCGGCATGCACGTTCGCGACGTCGCCGCACACGCCGGTATGGCCACCAGCTCGCTCTACCGGCACTTCACCTCCAAGACGCACCTCCTGGTCACGGTCCTGATTCGCGAGTTCCGGCGCCTCGATGCAGAGTTCGACTGGACTGAAACCGAACACGCTCCGCAGCTGCGACTCGAACGCCTGATGGATCACCTGCACGACGAATGGCAGAACAAGCCACTGCTGACCGAGGCGATGGTGCGTGCGTTCGTCACAGCCGACGAGGGGGCCGTCGAGGCGGTCCAGCAGGCTGTCGACGTCATCGACGACATGCTCGCCCGGGCCATCGGCGGCTCCACACCGAGCGAGCACGATCGCAGCGTTGCAGCGGCCATCGGCGACGTCTGGTTGGCCAACCTCCTCGCCGTGATCATTGGGCGGATCAATCGCAACGAAGCACGGGCGCGCATCGACGGTGCCACGCGGCGCTTCGTTTCGACGGGTCCAGCCGACAGGGCGGCCACCACCCTCGGGTAG
- a CDS encoding PaaI family thioesterase translates to MGCGPDNPHGLHLEVYRSGDYVYADIAFDERHIGAPGLAHGGAIAAACDDLLGFTLWIAGTPAVTRSLTVEYLQPVPLHHPHRLTARIAHRTGRAIHVAGDGVGTDGVTRFTAIAVFVAVDAAHFAAHGDITGFGELFAELARQAGGADPRKAP, encoded by the coding sequence ATGGGCTGCGGGCCCGACAACCCGCACGGACTGCACCTGGAGGTCTACCGCAGCGGCGACTATGTGTACGCCGATATCGCCTTTGACGAGCGGCACATCGGCGCACCCGGTCTGGCGCACGGCGGAGCGATCGCCGCCGCCTGCGACGACCTGCTCGGCTTCACACTCTGGATCGCCGGAACACCGGCGGTCACCCGCAGTTTGACCGTCGAGTACCTGCAACCTGTGCCGTTGCACCACCCGCACCGCCTCACCGCGCGCATTGCCCACCGCACCGGTCGCGCCATCCACGTCGCCGGTGACGGAGTCGGTACTGACGGCGTCACGCGGTTCACCGCCATCGCGGTGTTCGTCGCGGTGGACGCCGCCCACTTCGCCGCACATGGTGACATCACCGGATTCGGTGAACTATTCGCCGAACTCGCCAGGCAGGCCGGTGGTGCCGATCCTAGGAAAGCGCCGTGA
- a CDS encoding TetR/AcrR family transcriptional regulator, with protein sequence MSTYPPATDADDDVDPRRTRSRNRLLDAAATLLRTGGVEAVTIEAVTKASKVARTTLYRHFNSSSQLLAATFERLLPQVIPPAPTSGTLKDRLVELLSRQADLFAEAPLQVTTLAWAALGPTETHAAGDDHAHHPPHSTLRARLVEQYRRPFDEILQSPDGRTELRDLDIELALCQLVGPLAFARMTGLRAITHADCARIVDDFMAAHHNATRSQRTAGTR encoded by the coding sequence GTGAGCACGTATCCCCCCGCGACCGACGCGGACGACGACGTCGACCCGCGCCGCACCCGGTCGCGCAACCGGCTGCTCGACGCCGCCGCCACACTGCTGCGGACCGGTGGCGTCGAGGCGGTCACCATCGAGGCGGTCACCAAGGCGTCCAAGGTCGCGCGCACCACCCTCTACCGGCATTTCAACAGCTCCTCGCAACTCCTGGCGGCGACCTTCGAACGTCTTCTGCCTCAAGTCATTCCACCGGCACCGACCAGCGGCACCCTGAAGGACCGCCTCGTCGAACTGCTCTCCCGTCAGGCCGACCTTTTCGCCGAAGCGCCCCTACAGGTGACCACCCTGGCCTGGGCGGCACTCGGCCCCACCGAAACTCACGCCGCCGGCGACGACCACGCCCACCACCCGCCACACAGCACCCTGCGCGCCCGCCTCGTCGAGCAGTACCGCCGCCCGTTCGACGAGATTCTGCAAAGCCCCGACGGACGCACCGAGCTCCGCGACCTCGACATCGAGCTGGCCCTCTGTCAACTCGTCGGTCCGCTGGCCTTCGCCCGGATGACGGGCTTACGCGCCATCACCCACGCCGACTGCGCACGCATCGTCGACGACTTCATGGCCGCCCACCACAACGCGACCCGCAGCCAACGGACCGCCGGCACACGATGA
- a CDS encoding YoaK family protein, with translation MPFPSPVSHRLTLTALLLLTFTTGLIDAVSVLVLGHVFVANMTGNVIFLGFWFVPHSGVDLTAAIVAFVGFVAGTVVGGRLSRHLDSHVRRWLVTALGAEALLLAVLAVLAGAGLLDYHDNRKLILIAGLAVAFGAQNATARQFGIQELSTTVLTSTIVGIGFDSRLAGGTGEREKLRYGVVATMCVGAGVGATLTRFTVAPIIGLAALIVTASAAIFWFGEQA, from the coding sequence GTGCCGTTCCCCTCGCCGGTGTCGCACCGGCTGACGCTGACCGCGCTGCTGCTGCTCACCTTCACGACAGGTCTGATCGACGCGGTCAGCGTGCTGGTGCTCGGCCACGTGTTCGTCGCCAACATGACGGGCAACGTGATCTTCCTGGGGTTCTGGTTCGTCCCGCACTCCGGGGTGGACCTGACCGCCGCGATCGTCGCGTTCGTCGGCTTCGTCGCGGGCACCGTCGTGGGCGGCCGGCTGTCACGGCACCTGGACAGCCATGTGCGGCGCTGGCTCGTCACCGCGCTGGGCGCCGAGGCGCTGCTGTTGGCCGTGCTCGCGGTGCTCGCCGGTGCCGGGTTGCTGGACTACCACGACAACCGCAAGCTCATCCTGATCGCGGGGCTGGCAGTGGCGTTCGGCGCGCAGAACGCGACCGCCCGCCAGTTCGGCATCCAGGAGTTGTCCACCACGGTGCTGACGTCGACGATCGTCGGGATCGGCTTCGACAGCCGACTGGCCGGCGGCACCGGGGAGCGGGAGAAGCTGCGCTACGGCGTAGTGGCCACGATGTGCGTGGGCGCCGGGGTCGGGGCGACGCTGACGCGGTTCACCGTCGCGCCAATCATCGGGCTCGCGGCGCTGATCGTGACGGCCAGTGCGGCGATCTTCTGGTTCGGTGAGCAGGCCTGA